Proteins encoded in a region of the Clostridium beijerinckii genome:
- the galE gene encoding UDP-glucose 4-epimerase GalE — translation MSILVCGGAGYIGSHTVHELIKQNKDVIIVDNLQSGHMKAVNPKAKFYKGDIRDSEFLDKVFSENKIDAIIHFAANSLVGESMVKPLLYFNNNVYGMQILLESMVKHDIKNIVFSSTAAVYGEPKKIPISEDDETNPTNTYGETKLTMEKMMKWVSKANGINYVSLRYFNAAGALEDGSIGEDHSPESHLIPLILQVPLGKREAITVFGEDYDTPDGTCIRDYIHVLDLADAHIKAVEYLQSGNESNIFNLGNGIGFSVKEMIDSAKEATSEEIKVVVGERRAGDPARLIASNEKAQKILGWTPKYTDVKAIIKTAWTWHKNNPNGYDDK, via the coding sequence ATGTCAATATTAGTTTGTGGTGGTGCTGGATATATCGGCTCTCATACAGTTCATGAACTTATAAAACAAAATAAAGACGTAATAATAGTTGATAATTTACAATCAGGTCATATGAAAGCTGTGAATCCAAAAGCAAAATTTTATAAAGGTGATATAAGAGATTCTGAATTTTTAGATAAAGTTTTTTCTGAAAATAAAATTGATGCTATTATACATTTTGCTGCTAATTCTTTAGTTGGCGAAAGTATGGTAAAACCTCTACTATATTTCAATAATAATGTATATGGTATGCAAATATTACTTGAAAGCATGGTAAAACATGATATTAAGAATATAGTTTTTTCTTCAACTGCAGCAGTATATGGAGAACCAAAGAAAATTCCTATCTCTGAAGATGATGAAACAAATCCAACTAATACCTATGGTGAAACAAAGCTGACTATGGAAAAAATGATGAAATGGGTTAGCAAAGCTAACGGAATAAATTACGTTTCTTTAAGATACTTTAATGCAGCTGGTGCACTAGAAGATGGAAGCATCGGTGAGGATCACTCTCCTGAAAGTCACTTAATACCTCTAATACTTCAAGTTCCACTTGGAAAAAGAGAAGCTATAACTGTTTTTGGAGAAGATTATGATACTCCTGATGGTACTTGTATAAGAGATTATATTCATGTACTAGACTTAGCAGACGCACATATAAAAGCTGTTGAGTATCTACAAAGCGGAAATGAAAGTAACATCTTCAATCTAGGTAATGGAATTGGCTTTAGCGTTAAAGAAATGATTGATTCAGCTAAAGAAGCAACTAGTGAAGAAATTAAAGTTGTTGTGGGCGAAAGGCGTGCTGGTGATCCTGCAAGATTAATAGCTTCTAATGAAAAAGCTCAAAAGATTCTAGGCTGGACTCCTAAATATACTGATGTAAAAGCTATAATCAAAACAGCTTGGACATGGCACAAGAATAATCCTAACGGATATGATGACAAATAG
- the speE gene encoding polyamine aminopropyltransferase, with translation MELWYTEQHTENVRFSIKVEKEIHTEKTEFQRIDVLEAKEFGRFFTLDGLMMVTEKDEFIYHDMIVHVPMATNPNIKNVLVIGAGDGGTIRELTRYSTVEKIDMVEIDKRVVDICREYFPLTSCKLDDKRVNVFYEDGLKFIRDKEDEYDLIIVDSTDPFGPGEGLFTKEFYGNCYKALREDGILVNQHESPYYDNDAAAMKEAHEKITKFFPIIRVYQAHIPTYPSGHWLFGFASKKYHPIKDFDAEAWNKLGIKTKYYNTDLHVGCFALPTYVRDMLNGLTD, from the coding sequence ATGGAGTTATGGTATACAGAACAACACACAGAAAATGTAAGATTTTCAATTAAAGTTGAAAAAGAAATACATACTGAAAAAACTGAATTCCAAAGAATAGATGTACTTGAAGCTAAGGAATTCGGAAGGTTTTTTACATTAGATGGATTAATGATGGTAACTGAAAAAGATGAATTTATTTACCATGATATGATAGTTCATGTACCAATGGCAACTAATCCAAATATTAAGAATGTTTTAGTTATAGGTGCTGGTGACGGTGGAACAATAAGAGAACTTACAAGATACAGCACAGTTGAAAAGATAGATATGGTTGAAATTGATAAAAGAGTTGTTGATATTTGTAGAGAGTATTTTCCGCTAACATCATGTAAGCTTGATGATAAAAGAGTTAATGTATTCTATGAAGATGGTTTGAAATTTATACGTGATAAAGAAGATGAATATGACTTAATAATAGTTGATTCAACAGATCCTTTTGGACCAGGAGAAGGATTATTTACTAAGGAGTTTTATGGAAATTGCTATAAAGCACTAAGAGAAGATGGAATTTTAGTTAATCAACATGAAAGTCCATACTATGATAATGATGCGGCTGCAATGAAAGAAGCTCATGAAAAAATAACGAAATTTTTTCCAATCATTAGGGTCTATCAAGCACATATTCCAACATATCCATCAGGACATTGGTTATTTGGATTTGCTTCAAAAAAGTATCACCCTATAAAGGATTTTGATGCAGAAGCTTGGAATAAGTTAGGAATAAAAACAAAATATTATAATACAGATCTTCATGTAGGGTGCTTTGCACTTCCAACTTACGTTAGAGATATGTTAAATGGACTTACTGATTAG
- a CDS encoding galactokinase, which produces MENINVLKSDFTRLFAKDAESVFFSPGRVNLIGEHTDYNGGNVFPCALTIGTYALVRQREDKNVLVNSLNFKELGILEFSLENMIYEKQHDWANYPKGVIKTFEDHGYNIPNGFEILFYGNIPNGSGLSSSASIEVLMGTILNDLFNLNIDMVDIVKMCQEAENKFIGVNCGIMDQFAIGMGKENCAILLDCNTLKYSYSTIAMDGYKIVIANTNKKRGLADSKYNERRSECETALAEIQKVKNINALGELTEEEFEEVKSCISDPIKAKRAKHAVYENRRTLKAVKALEENDLTLFGKLMNDSHISLRDDYEVTGIELDTLVSLAWESEGVIGARMTGAGFGGCTVNIVKEDCIDSFVEKVKAEYTSKIGYEPSFYVVSISDGTRKIG; this is translated from the coding sequence ATGGAGAATATTAATGTATTAAAAAGTGATTTCACAAGATTATTTGCAAAAGATGCTGAAAGTGTTTTCTTTTCACCTGGAAGAGTTAATTTAATTGGAGAACATACTGATTACAATGGAGGTAATGTCTTTCCTTGCGCTCTTACTATTGGAACTTATGCTTTAGTTAGACAAAGAGAAGATAAAAATGTATTAGTTAACTCTTTAAACTTTAAAGAATTAGGAATTTTAGAATTTAGTTTAGAGAATATGATATATGAAAAACAACATGATTGGGCCAATTATCCTAAAGGTGTAATTAAAACTTTTGAAGATCATGGTTATAATATTCCTAACGGATTTGAAATACTTTTCTATGGAAATATTCCAAATGGTTCTGGATTGTCCTCTTCTGCTTCAATAGAAGTTTTGATGGGAACTATATTAAATGATTTGTTCAATTTAAATATCGACATGGTTGATATAGTAAAAATGTGTCAAGAAGCTGAAAATAAATTTATCGGTGTAAACTGTGGAATAATGGATCAATTCGCTATTGGTATGGGAAAAGAAAATTGCGCAATTCTTTTAGATTGTAATACCTTAAAATATTCATACAGCACTATTGCTATGGATGGCTATAAGATAGTAATTGCTAATACTAATAAAAAACGTGGTCTAGCTGACTCTAAGTACAATGAAAGACGAAGTGAATGTGAAACTGCCTTAGCTGAAATACAGAAAGTTAAGAATATAAATGCTTTAGGTGAACTTACAGAAGAAGAATTTGAAGAAGTTAAATCTTGTATTTCAGATCCTATTAAAGCCAAAAGAGCAAAACATGCAGTATATGAAAATAGAAGAACATTAAAAGCTGTAAAAGCTCTAGAAGAAAATGATTTAACTCTATTCGGAAAACTCATGAATGATTCTCACATTTCTCTAAGAGATGATTATGAAGTTACTGGAATAGAGCTAGATACTTTAGTTTCTCTTGCTTGGGAGAGTGAAGGTGTAATTGGAGCTCGTATGACAGGCGCTGGTTTTGGAGGCTGCACAGTTAATATTGTTAAAGAAGACTGCATAGATTCATTTGTAGAAAAAGTTAAAGCTGAATATACAAGCAAAATCGGCTATGAACCCAGCTTCTATGTAGTTAGCATTTCAGATGGAACAAGAAAAATTGGATAA
- the galT gene encoding UDP-glucose--hexose-1-phosphate uridylyltransferase, which translates to MININHEISRLINFALKKNLINNDDIIYSTNMILGVLNLNEFEVCEVDETLETPTPILENILDYACENNLIENTVTERDLFDTLIMNCVMPRPSEVINNFNNLYNISPTKATEYYYDLSISSNYIRKDRIDKNIIWKAPTEYGDLDITINLSKPEKDPRDIAKAKLIKSSSYPKCLLCKENEGFYGHINHPARQTHRIIPLDFDKQKYFLQYSPYTYYNEHCIILNSEHIPMKINKDTFRNLLIFTDILPHYFAGSNADLPIVGGSILSHDHYQGGHYTFAMEKAPIEKNYSVKNYEDVEIGRVKWPMSVVRLSSNDKDKLLDLADHILTSWRSYSDESVNILSHTMDEPHNTITPIARKRNNKYEIDLVLRNNRTSTEHPLGIFHPHSEVHHIKKENIGLIEVMGLAVLPARLKEELNVLKEYLINRKDNILDDEMVAKHSDWYKYLLEKYSNISQENVDSILKEEVGFKFLEVLCHSGVFKRNEKGFAAFDKFINIL; encoded by the coding sequence ATGATAAATATAAATCATGAAATAAGTAGACTTATAAACTTTGCATTGAAAAAAAATCTTATAAATAATGATGATATAATTTACTCAACCAATATGATTCTTGGAGTATTAAACTTAAATGAATTTGAAGTTTGTGAAGTTGATGAAACTTTAGAAACTCCAACTCCTATCTTAGAAAATATCTTAGACTACGCATGTGAAAATAATTTAATAGAAAATACAGTAACTGAAAGAGACTTATTTGATACTTTAATTATGAACTGCGTAATGCCAAGACCTTCTGAGGTTATAAATAATTTTAATAATTTATATAATATATCTCCAACTAAAGCTACTGAGTACTATTATGATTTAAGCATTTCTTCTAACTATATTCGAAAAGATAGAATTGATAAGAACATAATCTGGAAAGCACCAACGGAATATGGAGACTTAGATATAACAATTAATTTATCAAAACCAGAAAAAGATCCTAGGGATATAGCAAAAGCTAAATTAATTAAATCTAGTTCATATCCTAAATGTTTATTATGTAAAGAAAATGAAGGATTTTATGGTCATATAAATCATCCTGCCAGACAGACTCATAGAATTATACCTTTGGATTTTGATAAACAAAAATATTTCTTGCAGTATTCCCCTTATACTTATTATAATGAGCATTGTATAATTCTAAATAGCGAACATATACCTATGAAAATTAATAAGGATACTTTTAGGAATTTATTGATTTTTACTGATATACTACCTCATTACTTTGCTGGATCTAACGCTGATTTACCTATAGTTGGAGGATCAATACTATCTCATGATCATTATCAAGGTGGTCACTACACATTTGCTATGGAAAAAGCTCCAATAGAAAAAAACTATTCTGTTAAAAATTATGAAGATGTTGAAATAGGTAGAGTCAAATGGCCTATGTCTGTTGTTAGGCTTTCAAGTAATGATAAAGATAAATTATTAGATTTAGCTGACCATATTTTAACCTCATGGAGAAGCTACTCAGATGAATCTGTAAACATATTAAGTCATACAATGGATGAACCGCATAATACTATTACTCCTATTGCAAGAAAAAGGAATAATAAATATGAAATAGATTTAGTCTTAAGGAATAATAGAACAAGTACTGAGCACCCTCTTGGTATTTTCCATCCTCATAGTGAAGTTCATCATATTAAAAAAGAAAATATAGGACTTATAGAAGTCATGGGACTTGCAGTTCTTCCTGCAAGATTAAAAGAAGAATTAAATGTCTTAAAGGAATACTTAATTAATAGAAAAGACAACATTTTAGATGATGAAATGGTGGCAAAACATTCTGATTGGTATAAATATCTTCTAGAAAAATACTCTAATATATCTCAAGAAAACGTTGATTCTATTCTAAAAGAAGAAGTTGGATTTAAATTCTTAGAAGTATTATGTCACTCTGGAGTATTTAAAAGAAATGAAAAAGGATTTGCTGCCTTTGATAAATTTATAAATATATTATAA
- a CDS encoding HDIG domain-containing metalloprotein, giving the protein MEEKINRQKAWDALCKYNKSDALRKHGLAVEGAMRHFAKLYNEDEDVWGIIGLLHDIDYEMYPDKHCAKSQEIMREEGFPESYIRAVASHGYGIVNEIKPESNAEKVLYTIDELTGLIGAAALMRPSKSVMDLEVKSVKKKFKTKGFAAGVDRNVILNGCKMIDMELDKVIENTILGMRNVAGEIGL; this is encoded by the coding sequence ATGGAAGAAAAAATTAATAGACAAAAGGCATGGGACGCACTTTGTAAGTATAATAAAAGTGATGCACTCAGAAAACATGGACTAGCAGTAGAGGGGGCAATGAGACATTTTGCTAAACTCTATAATGAAGATGAGGATGTATGGGGCATAATTGGATTACTTCATGATATAGATTATGAAATGTATCCAGATAAGCATTGTGCTAAATCTCAAGAAATAATGAGAGAAGAAGGATTTCCGGAGAGTTATATAAGAGCAGTTGCATCTCATGGATATGGAATAGTAAATGAAATAAAACCTGAAAGCAATGCTGAGAAGGTACTTTATACAATAGATGAACTTACAGGTCTTATAGGGGCAGCTGCATTAATGAGACCATCTAAAAGCGTAATGGATCTAGAAGTTAAATCTGTTAAGAAAAAATTTAAGACTAAAGGATTTGCGGCAGGAGTAGACAGAAATGTAATATTAAATGGTTGCAAGATGATAGATATGGAATTAGACAAGGTTATAGAAAATACAATTTTAGGAATGAGAAATGTAGCAGGAGAAATTGGACTATAG
- a CDS encoding DUF3892 domain-containing protein, which yields MEDKYNVSSMGLTYDFIHNAAVANTDIKLSDNEDSQSNVEKSSIKAIIKHSGEITGYELSNGERITKERGVELAKDGAISGVSVSTSRKGEEYLRSLRDDDESNNLSALPVVEE from the coding sequence ATGGAGGATAAATATAATGTATCTTCAATGGGATTAACATATGACTTTATTCATAATGCTGCTGTAGCAAATACTGACATAAAGTTAAGTGATAACGAAGATTCACAGTCAAATGTGGAAAAAAGCTCTATAAAGGCTATAATAAAGCATTCGGGTGAGATAACAGGATATGAACTTTCAAATGGAGAGAGAATAACCAAAGAAAGAGGCGTGGAGTTAGCTAAAGATGGAGCTATATCTGGAGTATCTGTATCAACATCAAGAAAAGGTGAGGAATATTTAAGGAGCTTAAGAGATGATGATGAGTCAAACAATTTAAGCGCCTTACCAGTAGTAGAAGAATAA
- a CDS encoding RNA-binding protein: MNPLLSMILSSLFNGMGGGFRNPMMPNQNGGSNPNQMGGNPLLNMLMGGMGGGMNPMNGNPLMNMLMGNMGGSNGSPFNNPNNNSNMNNANNMNSNGPNMNNMGNMNDINSLLSMLMGNQGNMPMNNMNNMNNMMNNMNNNSNRHSHSKK, encoded by the coding sequence ATGAATCCTTTATTAAGTATGATACTCAGTTCCCTTTTTAATGGAATGGGTGGCGGATTTAGAAATCCCATGATGCCTAACCAAAATGGTGGCAGTAATCCAAATCAAATGGGTGGTAATCCTTTATTGAACATGCTTATGGGTGGCATGGGTGGCGGCATGAACCCTATGAATGGAAATCCATTAATGAACATGTTGATGGGAAATATGGGCGGATCTAACGGTTCTCCATTTAATAATCCAAATAACAACTCTAACATGAATAATGCAAATAATATGAATAGCAATGGTCCAAATATGAATAATATGGGAAATATGAACGATATTAATTCCTTATTAAGTATGCTAATGGGAAATCAGGGCAATATGCCTATGAATAATATGAATAATATGAATAACATGATGAACAATATGAACAACAATTCAAATAGGCATTCCCATTCAAAAAAATAG
- a CDS encoding HAD family hydrolase, translating into MIKNIIFDLGNVILDFQPKIYVRSKIDEEKVEEIYKCIFQSDEWPMLDRGTICEEDAKRNIISRNTESEELINKVFENWYDILTPIESSVDILKKLKQKGYKIYYLSNFHLAAFEHINNKYDLFKLFEGGVVSYKEKLLKPEKEIYEKILYRYNLEPGETLFIDDMEQNIEAAIKLGLKGIVLKEPRKLEDELQKFDINI; encoded by the coding sequence ATGATTAAAAATATAATATTTGATCTTGGAAATGTTATTTTAGATTTTCAACCAAAGATATATGTAAGATCAAAAATTGATGAAGAAAAAGTAGAAGAAATATATAAATGTATATTTCAGAGTGATGAATGGCCAATGCTTGATAGAGGAACAATTTGTGAAGAAGATGCTAAAAGAAATATAATTAGTAGAAATACTGAAAGTGAAGAGTTAATTAATAAAGTCTTTGAAAACTGGTACGATATATTGACTCCAATAGAAAGTAGCGTTGATATATTAAAAAAATTAAAGCAAAAAGGTTATAAAATTTATTATCTATCTAATTTTCATCTAGCAGCTTTTGAACATATAAATAATAAATACGACTTATTTAAATTATTTGAAGGAGGAGTAGTTTCTTATAAAGAGAAATTACTTAAACCTGAAAAAGAAATTTATGAGAAGATACTATATAGATATAATTTAGAACCAGGTGAAACGCTATTTATAGATGATATGGAGCAAAATATCGAAGCTGCTATTAAGCTTGGGCTAAAAGGAATAGTATTAAAAGAGCCAAGGAAACTGGAAGATGAATTACAAAAATTTGATATCAATATTTAA
- the speD gene encoding adenosylmethionine decarboxylase: MMLGLENKLKLYGFNNLTKTLSFNIYDVCYAKSEREQKDYIAYIDEQYNSERLTRILCDVTESIGAHVLNISKQDYDPQGASVTILVSEQTLAVKEIDASCNKGEIDILKTRDTVVGHLDKSHVTVHTYPEYHPDNSIATFRVDIDVATCGEVSPLNALNYLIGSFDSDIITIDYRVRGFTRDVDGKKLFIDHKITSIQDYIDENTLKKYDAMDINVYQSNIFHTKMLIKEIELQNYLFNRDVYEIKPKQRLEIENNLRREMIEIFSGTNIY; this comes from the coding sequence GTGATGTTAGGGTTGGAAAACAAGCTGAAGTTATACGGCTTTAACAACCTCACCAAAACACTTAGCTTTAACATCTATGATGTATGCTATGCAAAAAGTGAGCGCGAGCAAAAGGACTATATTGCTTACATAGATGAGCAATACAATTCAGAAAGACTTACAAGAATTCTGTGTGATGTAACGGAAAGTATTGGAGCACATGTACTTAATATTTCAAAACAAGATTATGATCCTCAGGGAGCAAGTGTAACTATTCTAGTATCGGAACAGACCCTAGCAGTCAAAGAGATAGATGCATCTTGTAATAAAGGTGAAATTGACATTTTGAAAACTAGAGACACTGTTGTAGGACATTTAGATAAAAGTCATGTTACTGTGCATACTTATCCAGAATATCATCCAGATAATTCAATTGCTACTTTTCGTGTTGATATTGATGTAGCCACGTGTGGAGAAGTTTCTCCTCTAAATGCACTAAACTATCTTATAGGAAGTTTTGATTCAGACATCATAACGATAGATTATCGTGTCAGAGGTTTTACCCGAGATGTTGATGGCAAAAAATTATTTATAGATCATAAAATAACATCAATACAAGATTATATTGATGAAAATACCTTGAAAAAGTATGATGCAATGGATATAAATGTATATCAATCAAATATATTTCACACTAAAATGCTAATTAAAGAAATTGAACTTCAAAATTACCTTTTTAATAGAGATGTTTATGAAATCAAGCCAAAGCAAAGACTTGAAATTGAAAACAACTTAAGAAGAGAGATGATTGAGATTTTTAGTGGAACTAATATATATTAA
- a CDS encoding LacI family DNA-binding transcriptional regulator: MKLTIVDVAKKANVSVATVSRVMNGNYPVKEETRKRVLEVIEELKYIPNMQARELTKQKSATIGVVVPSINNMFFPEVINGIESSLKANNLSLVLACSNNDSEEEKLCVNNLLSRNVSGIIVIDPNTENIKSKFFHNISKQTPIVFVNGHSVSTNISSVVNDEAMGASMALNYLLEKNHKDILFVRGKDSYSYDVKEKVYTEIMDDLNNFNPQNIINIGNGNSSETVDNTVNIFLNVLKASTATAVLACNDLMAVGVLNACKKLNIDVPDKLSIMGFDNIDLSKFVEPKLTTIDQNMFLLGSNAATLLLEKIECDNSCSKRIILMNTLIERDTVTSI; encoded by the coding sequence ATGAAATTAACCATAGTAGATGTAGCTAAAAAAGCTAATGTATCTGTTGCGACTGTTTCAAGGGTAATGAATGGTAATTATCCAGTGAAAGAAGAAACAAGAAAAAGAGTACTTGAAGTAATAGAAGAACTTAAATATATTCCTAATATGCAAGCACGTGAGCTTACTAAGCAGAAGTCAGCTACTATAGGTGTTGTTGTTCCTAGTATCAATAATATGTTTTTCCCAGAAGTTATAAACGGGATTGAAAGCAGCTTAAAAGCAAATAATTTGTCTTTAGTGCTAGCATGTAGTAATAATGATAGTGAAGAAGAAAAATTATGCGTTAACAATTTATTATCTAGGAATGTATCTGGCATAATAGTTATTGACCCAAATACAGAAAATATTAAATCTAAATTTTTTCATAATATTTCGAAACAAACTCCCATTGTTTTTGTTAATGGACATTCCGTGTCCACAAATATTTCATCTGTTGTAAATGATGAAGCTATGGGTGCAAGTATGGCTTTAAATTATTTATTAGAAAAAAATCACAAAGATATACTATTTGTTAGAGGAAAAGATAGTTATTCTTATGACGTAAAGGAAAAAGTTTATACAGAAATAATGGATGATTTAAATAATTTTAATCCACAAAATATTATCAACATAGGAAATGGAAATAGTAGTGAGACTGTTGATAACACTGTTAATATATTTCTAAATGTCCTTAAAGCATCTACTGCAACTGCAGTTCTTGCCTGCAATGACCTTATGGCTGTTGGTGTACTTAACGCTTGCAAAAAACTAAATATAGATGTACCAGATAAATTATCTATTATGGGATTCGATAATATAGATTTGAGTAAATTTGTAGAACCTAAGTTAACTACTATAGATCAAAACATGTTTCTTCTTGGCTCAAATGCAGCAACACTGCTATTAGAAAAAATAGAATGTGATAATTCTTGCAGCAAGAGAATTATTCTTATGAATACTTTAATTGAGCGCGATACTGTAACCTCTATTTAA
- a CDS encoding aminotransferase class I/II-fold pyridoxal phosphate-dependent enzyme, whose product MKNKESHSRAPIYEALIEYKKARVVPFDVPGHKQGRGNDMLREFLGEQCLSVDVNSMKPLDNLIHPVSVIREAEELAADAFGSKHAFLMVNGTSSAVQAMVMSVCKKGEKIIMPRNVHRSAINALIISGAIPVYINPGTNKQLGIPLGMSVEDVKKAIRENPDAKAIFVNNPTYYGICSNLKEITKLAHENGMYVLVDEAHGTHFYFGDNMPLSAVDAGADMAAVSMHKTGGSLTQSSFLLLNCDLAIGYVRQIINLTQTTSGSYLLMSSLDLARRDLVLHGKEIFDKVKQISEYARGEINKIGGYYAFSKELIDGDAVYDFDITKLSVFTREIGLAGIEVYDLLRDEYGIQIELGDIANILAIISVGDRSLAIERLISSLSEIKRLHSKDKIGMFDHEYIDPEVVLTPQEAFYSQKTSVPLNESSEKICAEFVMCYPPGIPILAPGEKITKEILDYINYAKEKGCFLTGTEDTKIENINVVEDK is encoded by the coding sequence ATGAAAAACAAAGAATCCCACTCAAGAGCACCAATCTATGAAGCATTAATAGAATATAAGAAAGCTAGAGTGGTTCCGTTTGATGTACCAGGTCATAAGCAGGGCCGAGGAAATGATATGCTTAGGGAATTCTTGGGAGAGCAATGTCTTTCAGTAGATGTAAATTCAATGAAACCACTCGATAATCTTATTCACCCGGTATCGGTTATAAGAGAAGCTGAGGAGCTTGCGGCTGATGCATTTGGTTCTAAGCACGCATTTTTAATGGTTAATGGAACAAGTTCTGCAGTTCAGGCTATGGTTATGAGTGTATGTAAAAAAGGTGAAAAGATTATAATGCCTCGTAATGTGCATAGAAGTGCTATAAATGCTTTAATAATTAGCGGAGCAATTCCGGTTTATATAAATCCAGGAACAAATAAACAACTTGGAATACCACTTGGGATGTCAGTTGAAGATGTAAAAAAAGCAATTAGAGAAAACCCAGACGCAAAAGCGATATTTGTAAATAATCCTACTTATTATGGGATTTGTTCAAATTTAAAAGAAATTACGAAACTTGCCCATGAAAATGGAATGTACGTATTAGTAGATGAAGCTCATGGAACACATTTTTATTTTGGTGACAATATGCCTTTATCAGCAGTTGATGCTGGGGCAGATATGGCAGCAGTCAGTATGCATAAGACTGGAGGATCTTTAACTCAAAGTTCTTTTCTACTCTTAAATTGTGATTTAGCAATAGGATATGTTCGTCAAATAATTAATTTGACTCAGACTACAAGTGGTTCATATCTTTTAATGTCATCACTTGATTTGGCAAGAAGAGATCTTGTATTACATGGAAAAGAAATTTTTGATAAAGTAAAGCAAATCTCTGAATATGCTAGAGGTGAAATAAATAAAATAGGCGGTTATTATGCCTTTTCAAAAGAGTTAATTGATGGAGATGCAGTTTATGATTTTGATATAACAAAGTTATCTGTATTCACTAGAGAAATAGGTCTTGCTGGAATAGAAGTATATGATCTATTAAGAGATGAATATGGTATACAAATTGAATTGGGAGACATTGCAAATATTTTAGCTATTATTTCTGTTGGAGATCGTAGTCTTGCAATTGAAAGATTAATATCTTCATTATCTGAAATTAAGAGATTGCATTCAAAAGATAAAATTGGTATGTTTGATCATGAGTATATAGATCCTGAAGTTGTATTAACTCCTCAGGAAGCATTTTATTCTCAAAAAACTTCAGTGCCGCTAAATGAAAGCAGTGAGAAAATATGTGCTGAATTTGTAATGTGTTATCCACCAGGAATACCAATTCTTGCTCCAGGAGAAAAAATAACAAAAGAAATATTGGACTACATAAATTATGCAAAAGAAAAAGGTTGTTTTTTAACTGGAACAGAAGATACTAAAATTGAAAATATTAATGTTGTGGAGGACAAGTAA